The region CGTGCGGCTGACTCCGCGCCGGCGCCACACCGGCTTCGACAGCGGGCCCGTCCACCACCGCAAGACCGCCTGGGGCAAGCCCGCCCGGGCCTTCGTCCTGATCTTCTTCGTCGTGGACCTGCTCGGGACGCTCCTGCTCATGACCCCGCTCGCGGCCACGGGCGAGCCCCTCACCTTCACCGAGGCCCTGTTCACCGCGACGTCCGCCCTGGCCGTGTGCGGCCTGAGCGTCATCGACATCGGCGACCAGCTCTCGTTCTTCGGCCACCTCGTCATCCTCGTGATGATCCAGACCGGCGGGCTGGGGATCATGACCCTGGCCTCGCTGATGGGCGTGGCCATCATCCACCGGTTCAGCCTGCGCATGGAGCTGAACGTGCAGGCGGAGAACCGGGCCCTGGCGGTCGGGGACGTCCGGGGCATCGCGACCCGGGTGCTGAAGGTGAGCCTGATCCTGGAAGGCGCCGTCCTGGCGCTCGTCCTCCCGAGGATGTGGCTCGGCTACGACATGACCTTCTGGGAGGCCCTCTACTCGGGCGTCTTCCACTCGGTCTCGGCCTTCAACAACGCCGGGCTGTCCCTGTACGGGGACAGCCTGATCCGCTTCTCCGGGGACGCGTTCATCCTGTTCCCCCTCGCCTTCGCGGTCATCCTCGGCGGCGTCGGGTTCCCCGTGCTGATCGAGCTGCGCCGCCGCTACCGGACCCCGCAGGCCTGGAGCCTGCACACCAAGATCACCATCACCACCAGCGCGGCCCTCTTCCTCATCACCATCGTGCTGGTGACCGCCATGGAGTGGAACAACCCGCTCACCCTGGGGCGTTTGGACTGGTGGGCCAAGATCACCGACGGGGTCTTCCACGGGGTGATGCCGCGCAGCGGCGGGTTCAACGTCACGGACACCGGTTCGATGTACGACTCGACCCTGCTGCTCACCGCCATGATGATGTTCGTGGGCAACGGCAGCGCCGGGACCGCCGGCGGGATCAAGGTCGCCACCCTGGCCGTCCTCTTCCTGGTGGTGTGGTCCGAGATCCGGGCGCACGACCGGGTCCACGTGTTCGGCCGCCGGCTGGCGCCTGAAGTCATCCGGCAGGCGCTGAGCCTGACGTTCCTGTCGATGACCGTGGTCGCGGTGAGCACGGTGATCCTCCTGCACACCACACCCTTCGGCTTCATGGACACCCTCTTCGAGGTCGTGTCGGCCGTCGGGGTGGTCGGGCTCTCCACGGGGATCACGCCGCAGCTGGACCCCTGGGCCCAGACCTTCGTCACCCTCCTCATGGCCGCGGGCCGCATCGGCCCGGTCACCTTCGCCACGGCGATCGCCTTCCGCGAACGCAAGCGCCGCTACGATCTCGCCGAGGCCCGCCCGATCATCGGCTGACCACGAATCCTCTAGGAGCACCCACATGCCCCAACAGACGAAACTCAGGGACAAGCGCATTCTGGTCATCGGGCTGGGCCGCTTCGGCAGCTCCCTCGCACTGGAACTGGTCAACCACGGCTGGGAGGTGCTGGGCGTCGACTCCAACCCCCGCCTCGTCCAGGCCTACGCCGACGCCCTGACCCACACCGTGATCGCCGACGCCACCGACGACGAGGCGCTGCGGCAGGTCGGCGCGCCCCAGTTCCAGCGCGCGGTGGTGGCCATCGGCACCCACCTGGAGGAGAGCATCCTGGCCACGTCGCAGCTCGTCGACATGGGCGTGCCCGACATCTGGGCCAAGGCGATCAGCAGGCGGCACGGCCGCATCCTCGAACAGGTGGGGGCCCACCACGTGGTCCTGCCCGAGCACGACATGGGCGAGCGCGTCGCCCACCTGGTGTCGGGCCGCATGCTGGACTACGTGGAGCTCGAGGAGGGGTTCTCCCTGGGCAAGACGAAGGCGCCCAAGGAGCTGCTGGGCAAGCCGCTGCGCGAGACGAAGGTGCGCCAGAAGTACGGGATCACGGTGGTGTCCGTGAAGCGCCTCCACTCGGCCTTCACCTACGCCACCGAGGAGACCGTGCTGCAGAAGGGCGACGTGATCGTGGTGGCCGGGCGGACCGACGACGTGGAGCGCTTCGCCGAGGTCACCTGAGCCGGGGGCCGGGGCCGGGCATATGGGTCAAATTGACAATCATTTTCATTTTCCCGATGATGGTCCCATGCGTACGATCCTGCGAACCGCCGCCCTGTCCGCGGTGGCACTGATGACGGCCACCGCCTGCGGTGGCCAGGGTTCCCCCGCCGGCGGAGAGGGCCCCGACCCCGCCGACGCCGACCTGACCGTGGTCACCGGGGTCTATCCCCTGGAGTGGCTGGCCCGCGAGGTCGGCGGGGAAGGCGTGGCGGTGGTCCAGCTGACCGAACCCGGCATGGAGCCCCACGACCTGGAGCTGACCGGCCGCCAGATCGGCGAGCTCACCGAGGCCGACCTCGCGTTCTACGTGGCCGGCCTGCAGCCCGCGGTGGACGAGGCCGTCGAGCAGGAGGCGTCCGACCGCGCCCTGGACGTGGCCGACGTGGTCGAGCTGCACCCGGCCGGGGAGGGCGGGCACGAGCACGGGGACGAGGAGGCCCACGGGCACGAGGAGGACGCGCACGGGCACGAGGAGGACGCCCACGCCGAGGAGGAGCACTCCGAGGAGGACGCCCACGCCGAGGAGGGGGCCGGGGGCGACGGCCACGACCACGGCGACCTCGACCCGCACTTCTGGCTCGACGTGGACCTCATGTCCCAGGTCGCCGGCGCCCTGGGCGAGCGGCTGGGAGAGCTGAACCCCGAGGCCGCCGCCGAGTACACCGCCAACGCGGAGGCGGTGACCGCCGAACTGGAGGCGATCGGCCAGGAGTACGAGGACGGCCTGGCCTCCTGCGAGCACAACGAGGTCGTGGTGGGCCACACCGCCTTCTCGTACCTGACCGAGCACTACGGCCTGGAGCAGGTGGGCATCTCCGGGGTCGACCCCGACAGCGAGCCCTCCCCCAGCCAGATCGCGGAGATCGCCGACTTCGTCGAGGAGCACGGGGTCACCACGATCTTCACCGAGCCGCTCATGCCCGAGGAGACCGCCCAGACCATCGCCGGCGAGACCGGCGCGGCGGTCGAGGTGCTCGACCCGCTGGAGGGGGTCACCGACGCCTCCCCCGGCGACGACTACCCGTCGATCATGCGCGGGAACCTGGAGACGCTCCGGACCGCCCTGGCCTGCTCCTGACCCCTGCACTCCGCGCGGCCCCGCCGGACACGCCCCCGAGGCGTCCGGCGGGGCCGCGTCGTGCTGCGCACCGGGAGGCCGTGTCCGGGTTAGCACGGTTCGTCATGGAGAACACCCCTGGTCGGGCGCCCTGTGTATCACGTGGGACTCAGGATGGCTAACTCTCGGACAAGTGGCGAGGGTCACGCTATGCTTATGAACGTGCCAATGCTCTTGCACGTGCATTTGGCAGTGCAGGCGCACGGCACATCCCCTCGAGTGACTCCGAAGGAGAAGTGGGCATGACCCCGTACAACGGCATCAACGCGACCGAGCTGACCGAGGCCGCCTGGCAGAAGGCCAAGCGCAGCAACTCCCAGGGCGCCTGCGTCGAGATGGCCCGCCTGGCCGACGGCTCCATCGCCGTCCGCAATTCCCGTTTCCCGGCCGGCCCGGCCCTGGTCTACACCCAGGAGGAGATCGACTGCCTCATCCTGGGCGCCAAGGACGGGGACTTCGACAACCTGTTGGGCTGAGGCCGCACCGCTCTCCCTCCAGGCCACGGGCGGGGGGTCGCACCCCAGGGGTGGGACCCCCCGCGCAGGCGTGGACCGGCACCGCCCGGAGAGCGGCGGACACCCCAGGCACACCGCGAAAGAGACCGCGCGGAACGCCGAAGGACCCCGTCGGGGGACGGGGTCCTTCGGCCGTGTGCCGTTCCGGCCGCTTCGGCGGGCCGGCTCGGGGGTACCGCTGCGGGGTCCGATGGGGTCAGCCCAGGCCGGCCGCCTCACCGTCGGGGTCGTCGTCGGCCTCGGTGAAGTCGGCGAGGATGGACCGGAGCATCTCCAGGCTCTCGTCGGGGGTCGCCGCCGAGACGCTCAGCCTGGTCATCGCCTTGGTGTAGGCCTCGACCACGTTCGGGCGGTCGTTGAGCTCGCCGTCGTGCAGCTGCTCCAGGTACACCATGTCGGCGAGCTCGTAGTCGGAGTAGCGCAGCAGCGTGAACGAGCCCGCCTCGGCGGCGTGCGCGCCCACCGAGAAGGGGATGATCTGGATGGTGATGTTGTCCTTCTCCGTGCTGAGCCGGATCAGGTGCTCGATCTGGCGGCGCATCACGCCCAAGCCCCGGATGCCCACGCCGATGGGGCGGCGGACCGCCGCCTCGTCGAGGACCACCCACATGCGCATGCCCTCGTCCGTCTCGACCCGCTTCTGTCTCTTGAGCCGCGCCGCCAGCCGCTGCTCGGCGACCGTGTCGGGGGCGTCGACGCCGCCGAAGATGATCTCGCGGGCGTACTCCTCCGTCTGCAACAGGCCCGGGACGAATTGCGACTCGTAGATGCGGATCTGGTCGGCGGCCTCCTCGAACCCGATGTACTGGGTCAGCCACTTGTGGAGGGAGTCGCCGTAGTCCTTCCACCATCCGGGCTTGTTGGATTCCTTCGCGACTTCGAGCATTTCCTTGATCGTGCGGCGGTCGGTGCCGTACAACTTCAGGAGGTCCTCGATATCGCGCAGCTTGAAACCGACCCGGCCGAGTTCCATGCGACTGATCTTCGACGCCGAAGCCCGAATCCGCGCCCCGGCGTCCTCCCGGCTGATACCACGCTGTTCGCGTCGGCTGCGCAGTTCCTGGCCGAGCAGCATGCGACGCACGGTGGGGCCGCTCCCCTTGCGCAATCGAGCGATATCCACGTTCGCCGCCTCCCTGTCATTCCCGCAACGGGCGTCCGCTGCGCGGGACACCCGGGTACACGATATAGCCGATGTGATCGCGGTACCGGGGTCGGCTCCTCCGGTCCCCGCCACTCCGCGGATCCGGTCCGCTCGGGGGCGGTGCGAAGGACGCCGGCCCGGCACCGGCGGTTCACACGAATTGCGCCCAAACGAACTTTCCCCCGGGGGGAGTGGGAATCACACCCCACTCTCGCGCGAAGGCGCTCACCAAGGCAAGTCCCCGACCACCCTCCATGGTCGGGTCGGACCTCCTTCTGCGCGGCAGCCGATCTCCGCCGTCGCGAACCGCGCAGATGAATTCACGGCCGCTTCTCATCAGGGAGAGTTGAATACCCCCGCCGCCCGGACCGGTCGAGACCAGCGGCCCGCCATGGCGTACCGCATTGGTGACCAATTCCGAAACGACCACGGAGACATCGGGGGACAAGTGCCCCATACCCCATTCCCGGAGCAGGGCGTCGGAAATCTCGCGTGCGGCCGACACGGAGTGGGGGCGCGGCGCGAAGGTCCACGTGACGGCGTCGTGCCGGTCCCCGCACAGGGGTGTGTTCCAGCGCCGGGAGCCGTGGGTGAGGACCCTGAGCCACCAACCTCCGGCGGGCTCCATGACCGCCTCCGCACACTCCATGCCTTCCACTCCTCCCCGAGCAGGTCGGGCGCGTGCTGCTGCACGGATCGAATGCACGTGCATCCTGGCCTTGCAGACATCGTAGGCCAAGCGGGGGCGGTGTGCAGGAAAACGGGGGGACCCGATGGCGCACTTCTTTCCGCGGTGCGGGGACGCCCAGGTGGCGGCGTACGGGCCCGGCCGGGAAGGGGCCGGATAAGGCCCCCCGGCCGCTTACCGACCGGTAGGAATGTCGATAGGATTCCCCCGCGCCCACCACGTGAATTCTGGAGGTAACCCATGTCCGCAACGCCTCGTGTGGCCATTGTGACCGGAGCGGCCCGTGGTATCGGCGCCGCCACCGCCGAGCGCCTGGCGGCCGACGGCCGGGCCGTCGCCGTGCTGGATCTGAAGGAGTCCGACGCCCAGGAGGTCGTCGACCGCATCACCGCCGCCGGGGGCACCGCCCTGGCCGTCGGCTGCGACGTCGCCGACGAGGACCAGGTCACCGCGGCCGTCGACACCGTCGCCGAGCGCCTGGGCGCACCGTCGATCCTGGTGAACAACGCCGGTGTGCTGCGCGACAACCTGCTGTTCAAGATGTCCGCCTCGGACTGGGACACCGTCATGAACGTGCACCTGCGCGGCTCCTTCCTGATGAGCCGCGCCGCCCAGGCGCACATGACCGCGCAGAACTGGGGCCGGATCGTCAACCTGTCCAGCTCCTCGGCGCTGGGCAACCGCGGCCAGGCCAACTACTCCGCCGCCAAGGCGGGCCTGCAGGGCTTCACCAAGACCCTGGCGATCGAGCTGGGCAAGTTCGGTGTCACCGTCAACGCGGTCGCCCCGGGCTTCGTGGAGACCGCGATGACCCGCGCCACCGCCGAGCGGATCGGCATCTCCTACGACGACATGAAGAAGTTCAAGGAGGCGGAGATCCCGGTCCGGCGGGTGGGCCTGCCCGAGGACATCGCCAACGCGGTGGCCTTCTTCGCCTCCGAGGACTCCGGGTTCGTCTCCGGCCAGGTCCTCTACGTGGCCGGCGGCCCCCTCGACTAGCGACCCGGTCGGCCCGCCGGGTGTCCGCCCGGCGGGTCCTCCAGGGCCGAGGTGACCGCGGTGACCAGCTCCTCGGTCAGGGCGACGCCCGAGGTGTAGTCGCGGCTGCCCTCGGACATGACCGCGATGAGGTACTGGCGGTCGGGCCCGGCCACGTAGCCGACGCTGTTGACCAGCCAGCGGCCGCCGTCGGACTCGCGGGGCGTCCAGCCGTTCTTCAGGCCCACGACGTCCCCGGGTCCGGCCGCGGCGGACACGCCCCAGGCCTGTTCCGGGGCGACCGTCTCCATCAGGCCGCGGATGTGGGCGCACTCGTCGGCGGTGAGCGGCCCCTCCTCGGTGTACAGGGCGCGCAGCAGCCGGATCTGGTCGGCGGGCGTGGTCAGGGTACCGCCCCACACGCCGTTCGGGTGGGGCTCGGTCCCGGTGAACCCGAGCCGCTCGGCCCCCTCGGCGAAGCCCGGGTTGTAGCCGATCCTCTCGTAGAGCCCGTTGGCGACGTCGTTGTCGCTGTAGCGGATCATGGCCTCGACCTGGGACCGCTCGACCGCGGTGAGCTCGCGCCCCTCGTCCCGGGCGTGCAGCACCAGCATGGCGGTGATCATCAGCTTGGCCACGCTCGCGGTGGCGAAGCCCTCCTGGGCGCCGTGGCTGAACGTCGCGCCGGTGCGCAGGTCCTGGACGGCGATCCCGGCGCGGGCCCCGCTGTCGGCGATGGTCCGCGCCACGCGGGCGTCCAGCTCCTCGTACCGCTCCGGGGTGAGCACGGCCCCGCCGGTGGCGGGCGCGGTCACGAGCGGGAGGAGGGCCTGCGGCCGCACGCCCCCGGCCGGCACCGCGCGCGCGAGCGCCGGGGCCGCCTCGGGCAGGACCCCGGAGGGAGCGGACGGGGACACGGCCAGGAGGAGGGCGAGGGCGGCCACCAGGAGGGTGCTCAGGCCGCGGGGGAACGGGGGGAGGTCGGCGGGGAGGCGCCGGGGCACACGATCACCGGTTCATCGAACGTCGCTCAGTGACTTGGTGCACCCATTATCCCGCTCGAATCCCTCTGTCCCGAGGGCCGATACGGAATCGGTACGGACGTAACACGGCCGTGAGACGGCGTTTCCTCGGCGGGAACGCGGGCTCAGGCACCGGCGTCCTCGTCGATGCCGCGGGCCACCAGGGCCTCGCCCGTGGCCTCGGCCATCCGGAACAGCTGGACGATCAGCGGGGTGACCAGCAGGTACGGGCGCCCCGACAGGCCCCGGGCGCGGTAGCCCTCGACGGCGGCGCGCCAGGCGGCGGCGACCATGGGGATGGAGCGGATCGTCAGCGCCAGCACCAGGGCCACGCGTTCGGGGGCGACGCCGAACCGGGCCAGCGGCTGGGCCAGGCGCTCGAACAGGTCGAGCATCTCGCGGACCCGGGTGGTGAGGGTGACCGCGTTGGCCAGCACCACCAGCCCCAGCAGCTGGGAGCACAGCCGGACCGCGGTCAGGGGGTCGCCGAAGACCGCCTGGAACAGCCCGATCGCCAGCAGGAACGGCCACAGTCCGCGCAGCACCCCGAGGACCCGCCGAAAGGGCAGCCCCACCGCGGGGTACAGCAGGACCGCGCCCGCCAGGAGCCCCACCGACACCCACGGGTGCGCCAGGGCGATGACCGCGACGCAGACGGCGAGCAGCCCGGCGAGCTTGGTGCCCGCGCTCAACCGGTACAGCAGGCCGTCGCCGGGGATGTAGAGGCCGAGCGTGTTCACCGGTCGTCCAGGAGGCGGTCGTCCATGAGCTTCACGTAGTGGTCGACGGCGTCGGCGGGCGGGCCGTCGAAGACGATCCGGCCCTCGTCGACCACCAGGACCCGGTCGAAGGAGCCGAGCAGGTCGAGGTCATGGGTGAACAGGACGACCTGCTGCTCCAGGGTGTCGAGCACCCGGTGGACCATGCGGGTGTTGCGCAGGTCGAGCAGGGTGGTGGGCTCGTCGCAGACGAGGATCTCGGGTTCGGTGGCCAGGACCGAGGCCAGGGCCAGCAGCTGCTTCTGGCCGCCGGAGAGCAGGTGGCCGGGGTGGTCGCGGTGCCCGGCCAGGCCGTAGCGCTCCAGCAGGGCGTCGACCCGCCGGGCCGTCTCCTCGCGCCCCAGCCTGCGGGAGCGCAGCCCGATCTCCACGTCCTCGGCGACCGTGGGCATGATGATCTGGTTGGCGGCGTCGGAGAAGACGAACCCGACCCTGCGGCGGATGTGCCTGGCGTGGCGCCGGGTGTCCCACTCCCCCAGCGTCACCCGGCCTGCGTCGGGGACGACGAGGCCGTTGAGGGTGCGGGCGAGCGTGGACTTGCCCGATCCGTTCGCCCCGATCACGCCGATGCGGTGCTCGGCGAGGTCCAGGGTGATGTCGCGCAGCACCGGCCGCGCCTCGTAGGAGTGGGAGACACCCTCCAGGCGGAGCATCAGGCGCCCTCGCCCCTGGCCGCACCGTCCCCCTTGTCCCCGGTCCCGGCCTCCTCGATCACCGGGCGCCCGGCGGGCGGGATCGGGTAGGCGCGGTAGACGGCGGCGGCGATGAGGGAGGCGATAACGGCCTTGGCCAGGTCGCCGGGCAGGTAGGCGACCATGGCCACCAGCGCGGCCAGGTGGTCGTTGCCCATGGCGACGCCCAGCCAGGGGACGCCGACGGCGTAGACGACGAGGACGCCGCCGAGGACGTTGACGGCCAGGCCCGCCCAGAACCGGTACCGGCCGCCGCGGACCATGAGGTCGGTGAGGAACCCGATGACCAGGGCGGCCGGGATCCAGCTGACGATGAACCCGGCGGAGGGCCCGGCCAGGACGCCCAGGCCGCCGGCGCCGCCCGCGAACAGGGGCAGGCCCGCCAGGCCCAGGACGAGGAAGACCGCGACGGCGAGGGTGCCGCGCTTCCACCCCAGCAGGGCGGGGGCCAGCATGATGCCCAGGGTCTGGAGCGTGATCGGCACCGGGGACAGCGGCACGGTGATCTGGCCGGAGATGCTGAGCACGGCGATGAACGCGGCGAACACGGCGATGAGCGCCAGGTCGCGCGCGGTGAGGCCGCGGTAGCGGATGCCGGCGGTCCGGGTCGTGGGCATGGGCTTCCCCTCGGGAGGCTGAACAGGAGTGGAACAGCACCCATTGTCCGTTATCGGGGTCCGCCGGCGGGATGGCGGGGATGCACAGAACCGCCCCGGCGGGAATTGTCGACCTCCCCCTGAGACGCACCTCACACCCCTGGCCTCCACGGGCCCCGGCCCGTGCCGCGGGCACCGGGGCGGGCGTGAGTGTCGCGGACGGGCGGTACGCTCCGGGTCTCCCCGTCCCGCCGCCGCGGTCCCCGGGCCCGGCGCCCACTGGAAAGACCTCCCCATGGAACCCGTCTACGCCGACCTGTCCGTCGAGCCGGCGCGCCTGGCCAACACCGCCGTGGAGTACGAGCACTGCTCGTTCGGCGGTAACCACCTCGCGCTGAACGCCGGGGGCTCCGTCAGGGCCGACTTCGATCTGGACGCCGCCGAGAGGATCGCCGAGGGGATCCTGACGGTGACGGCGCTCGTCTCCAAGAGCGGCCGCTCCGCCGGGTACGCCCCCCTGACCGTTCTGGTCAACGGCGAGCCCGTGGCGTCGCGGATGACCGTCCCCGGCGGCGGCGACCTGCCGCAGGACTGCGTGTTCTCCGTCCCGGGCGCGCTGCTGCGGCCGGGCCGCAACCGGGTGACCGTGCGCAGCGGCGCCGACGCCCGCACCCTGCTGTGGCTGTACCGGATCACGTTCGACTCGGTTCACGAGCGGGGCCTCTCGGCGCGGGCGATGCTCGCGGCCGCCGACGAGCGGTCGGTGCTGCGCTACGCCACCCGCACGCTGGTCCACGACCCGGAGGGCGGACCGCACCGCTGGGAGGACGCCGGGACGCTGGTGGTCCACGTGGACCGGGGCGAGCGGGCCCCGATCGCCCAGCTCTCCTGGCGCCGCGCGGACGGGTCCGAGGCCTCGGTGTCCTTCCAGTCGGCGCTGGAGGAGTTCCACGGCTTCCACCGGGACGCGGACGGCGGCGTGGCCGAGTACCGCGGCCGCCTGCGGGACCGCCGGGCCCACCCCGGGGGCACGGAGGGGGCGACGGTGCACCGCTTCCGGACCGAGGAGGGCTGGGGCGGGGGCTGGCACTCCTCCGGGGAGCTGCGGTTGGCCGTGGACGACGGCGGCGCCCCGCTGGAACGGGTGACCTGGCGCGACCAGCGGGAGAACACCGGCTCCGTGGCGTTCGGGGAGAGGGCCGCGGGGTTCCTCGGCTACTACCAGCGCGCCGGTGAGGGGCCCATCGGGTTCAGGGGCACGGCGGTCGCCGGGGGGTGACCGCCGGGCCGCGCCCCCGGACCCGGGCCTCGCCCGGGTTCAGGGGCGGTCGCAGGTGCGTCGGATGCGGTTGATGGGGACCGGCAGGACGCAGACCGGGACCGGGATCTCCAGGCGGTGGCCGGTGTCGGCGGGGACGCCGGTGTCGGGGTCGATGCGCAGCGAGCGGAGCTCGTCGCCATTCTGGGCGGCGACGACCAGGTGGTCGGGCTCGTCGCGGTGGCCGCGGATGACCGCGAAGTGGCGGGGCCAGTCCCCCACCGGGGTGTCGGCCAGGTGCTCCAGCCGGGCGCCCTCGTCGCGGACGGCGAAGGTCGAGACGGCGTTCGCGCCCCGGTTGGACACGTACACCCGGCCCTCGTAGGTGGTGGTCATCGGCAGGGCGTCGCCGTCGGCGATGTCGCGGCCGTCGACCTTGAGGCGGTGCAGGGCGATCTCCGCCGGGAAGTTGGCCTCGTGCAGGCCCCCCAGGGAGGGGACCGAGCCCAGGTGCTCGCCGGTGCCGCGGCGCGGGTTCCAGCGGACGACGTGGACCCGGGAGTCGAGCTCCCCGGCGACGTAGACGTGGTCGCCGTTGACGGCCATGTGGCGGGGGCCGGTGCCGGCGGGCAGCTTCACCGTGCCGACCAGGCCCTCCTCCGGGCGCGCGGGCTCCTCGTCCTCGACCGGCACGGCGTACTGGTACACGCGCAGCTCGTCGGCGCCCAGGTCGGCGGCGAGCAGGTAGCGCAGGCGGCGCTCGTGGGAGTTCATGACCACGGCGGTGCTGTGCGCGTGCGGGCCCTCCTGGCGGTCGGAGACCGGGCCGTGCCCG is a window of Nocardiopsis changdeensis DNA encoding:
- a CDS encoding TrkH family potassium uptake protein → MRQALRAFTTRMSRSAAALRDIRVRLTPRRRHTGFDSGPVHHRKTAWGKPARAFVLIFFVVDLLGTLLLMTPLAATGEPLTFTEALFTATSALAVCGLSVIDIGDQLSFFGHLVILVMIQTGGLGIMTLASLMGVAIIHRFSLRMELNVQAENRALAVGDVRGIATRVLKVSLILEGAVLALVLPRMWLGYDMTFWEALYSGVFHSVSAFNNAGLSLYGDSLIRFSGDAFILFPLAFAVILGGVGFPVLIELRRRYRTPQAWSLHTKITITTSAALFLITIVLVTAMEWNNPLTLGRLDWWAKITDGVFHGVMPRSGGFNVTDTGSMYDSTLLLTAMMMFVGNGSAGTAGGIKVATLAVLFLVVWSEIRAHDRVHVFGRRLAPEVIRQALSLTFLSMTVVAVSTVILLHTTPFGFMDTLFEVVSAVGVVGLSTGITPQLDPWAQTFVTLLMAAGRIGPVTFATAIAFRERKRRYDLAEARPIIG
- a CDS encoding potassium channel family protein, producing the protein MPQQTKLRDKRILVIGLGRFGSSLALELVNHGWEVLGVDSNPRLVQAYADALTHTVIADATDDEALRQVGAPQFQRAVVAIGTHLEESILATSQLVDMGVPDIWAKAISRRHGRILEQVGAHHVVLPEHDMGERVAHLVSGRMLDYVELEEGFSLGKTKAPKELLGKPLRETKVRQKYGITVVSVKRLHSAFTYATEETVLQKGDVIVVAGRTDDVERFAEVT
- a CDS encoding metal ABC transporter substrate-binding protein encodes the protein MRTILRTAALSAVALMTATACGGQGSPAGGEGPDPADADLTVVTGVYPLEWLAREVGGEGVAVVQLTEPGMEPHDLELTGRQIGELTEADLAFYVAGLQPAVDEAVEQEASDRALDVADVVELHPAGEGGHEHGDEEAHGHEEDAHGHEEDAHAEEEHSEEDAHAEEGAGGDGHDHGDLDPHFWLDVDLMSQVAGALGERLGELNPEAAAEYTANAEAVTAELEAIGQEYEDGLASCEHNEVVVGHTAFSYLTEHYGLEQVGISGVDPDSEPSPSQIAEIADFVEEHGVTTIFTEPLMPEETAQTIAGETGAAVEVLDPLEGVTDASPGDDYPSIMRGNLETLRTALACS
- a CDS encoding DUF397 domain-containing protein, translating into MTPYNGINATELTEAAWQKAKRSNSQGACVEMARLADGSIAVRNSRFPAGPALVYTQEEIDCLILGAKDGDFDNLLG
- a CDS encoding helix-turn-helix domain-containing protein, encoding MLLGQELRSRREQRGISREDAGARIRASASKISRMELGRVGFKLRDIEDLLKLYGTDRRTIKEMLEVAKESNKPGWWKDYGDSLHKWLTQYIGFEEAADQIRIYESQFVPGLLQTEEYAREIIFGGVDAPDTVAEQRLAARLKRQKRVETDEGMRMWVVLDEAAVRRPIGVGIRGLGVMRRQIEHLIRLSTEKDNITIQIIPFSVGAHAAEAGSFTLLRYSDYELADMVYLEQLHDGELNDRPNVVEAYTKAMTRLSVSAATPDESLEMLRSILADFTEADDDPDGEAAGLG
- a CDS encoding ATP-binding protein, whose amino-acid sequence is MECAEAVMEPAGGWWLRVLTHGSRRWNTPLCGDRHDAVTWTFAPRPHSVSAAREISDALLREWGMGHLSPDVSVVVSELVTNAVRHGGPLVSTGPGGGGIQLSLMRSGREFICAVRDGGDRLPRRRRSDPTMEGGRGLALVSAFAREWGVIPTPPGGKFVWAQFV
- the fabG gene encoding 3-oxoacyl-ACP reductase FabG yields the protein MSATPRVAIVTGAARGIGAATAERLAADGRAVAVLDLKESDAQEVVDRITAAGGTALAVGCDVADEDQVTAAVDTVAERLGAPSILVNNAGVLRDNLLFKMSASDWDTVMNVHLRGSFLMSRAAQAHMTAQNWGRIVNLSSSSALGNRGQANYSAAKAGLQGFTKTLAIELGKFGVTVNAVAPGFVETAMTRATAERIGISYDDMKKFKEAEIPVRRVGLPEDIANAVAFFASEDSGFVSGQVLYVAGGPLD
- a CDS encoding serine hydrolase, yielding MPRRLPADLPPFPRGLSTLLVAALALLLAVSPSAPSGVLPEAAPALARAVPAGGVRPQALLPLVTAPATGGAVLTPERYEELDARVARTIADSGARAGIAVQDLRTGATFSHGAQEGFATASVAKLMITAMLVLHARDEGRELTAVERSQVEAMIRYSDNDVANGLYERIGYNPGFAEGAERLGFTGTEPHPNGVWGGTLTTPADQIRLLRALYTEEGPLTADECAHIRGLMETVAPEQAWGVSAAAGPGDVVGLKNGWTPRESDGGRWLVNSVGYVAGPDRQYLIAVMSEGSRDYTSGVALTEELVTAVTSALEDPPGGHPAGRPGR
- a CDS encoding energy-coupling factor transporter transmembrane component T family protein; this encodes MNTLGLYIPGDGLLYRLSAGTKLAGLLAVCVAVIALAHPWVSVGLLAGAVLLYPAVGLPFRRVLGVLRGLWPFLLAIGLFQAVFGDPLTAVRLCSQLLGLVVLANAVTLTTRVREMLDLFERLAQPLARFGVAPERVALVLALTIRSIPMVAAAWRAAVEGYRARGLSGRPYLLVTPLIVQLFRMAEATGEALVARGIDEDAGA
- a CDS encoding energy-coupling factor ABC transporter ATP-binding protein, which encodes MLRLEGVSHSYEARPVLRDITLDLAEHRIGVIGANGSGKSTLARTLNGLVVPDAGRVTLGEWDTRRHARHIRRRVGFVFSDAANQIIMPTVAEDVEIGLRSRRLGREETARRVDALLERYGLAGHRDHPGHLLSGGQKQLLALASVLATEPEILVCDEPTTLLDLRNTRMVHRVLDTLEQQVVLFTHDLDLLGSFDRVLVVDEGRIVFDGPPADAVDHYVKLMDDRLLDDR
- a CDS encoding biotin transporter BioY: MPTTRTAGIRYRGLTARDLALIAVFAAFIAVLSISGQITVPLSPVPITLQTLGIMLAPALLGWKRGTLAVAVFLVLGLAGLPLFAGGAGGLGVLAGPSAGFIVSWIPAALVIGFLTDLMVRGGRYRFWAGLAVNVLGGVLVVYAVGVPWLGVAMGNDHLAALVAMVAYLPGDLAKAVIASLIAAAVYRAYPIPPAGRPVIEEAGTGDKGDGAARGEGA
- a CDS encoding lactonase family protein — encoded protein: MGDWASGRRLLLVGTYTPDSDPPGAGRGIHRVGFDPVTGELFDQGVAAETPGPSFLAYRPEPPTVYAVNERAEGTLAAFRVDGDAGLTGLGEVPTGGGSPCHVRYLGPEQVAVANYADGVVSFVPTDAEGRPHPSGRELGHRGHGPVSDRQEGPHAHSTAVVMNSHERRLRYLLAADLGADELRVYQYAVPVEDEEPARPEEGLVGTVKLPAGTGPRHMAVNGDHVYVAGELDSRVHVVRWNPRRGTGEHLGSVPSLGGLHEANFPAEIALHRLKVDGRDIADGDALPMTTTYEGRVYVSNRGANAVSTFAVRDEGARLEHLADTPVGDWPRHFAVIRGHRDEPDHLVVAAQNGDELRSLRIDPDTGVPADTGHRLEIPVPVCVLPVPINRIRRTCDRP